AAACTCACCACCGGCGAACTGGCGTCGGGCGACAACTGGTTTGGCGGACAAACAAAGAGTCCTTGGGATCCGGCAGTCGGCTCCAGCGGATCCTCAGCCGGCCCATCGTCGGCCACCGCAGCCGGGTGTGTCGCGTTTGCGATTGGCTCCGAGACCAGCGGGTCCATTCTGAGCCCTTCGGCGCGGTGCGGCCTTGCGGGGTTGCGACCGACGTTTGGGCGCATCAGTCGACATGGCGTCATGGCGTTGTCGTGGACGATGGATCGGCTGGGGCCGATCTGCCGCCACGCCGAAGACTGCGCCATTGTCATGCAGGCGATCGCGAAGCCGGATGGTCGCGACATGAGCGTGTCGGATGCGCCGTTCAACTGGGACGCGCGACTGGATATCAAGAAGCTGCGTGTGGGCTACATCAAGGAGTCGTTCGATACGTTGACCAACGCCGCAGCGAAACAGAATGCGGAAAAAGTGCTCGATACGCTGCGCACGCTCGGAGTCACGACGTTTGTACCCATGACCATTCCCATGGCCAACACACAGGGGTCAACCATCGGTGTGGAGTCGGCCGCGTACTTCGACCGCATGACTCGCACCGGCAAGATGACCGGCTCGCGCGGCGGCGGCCGCGCCAACGCGTGGCTGACTCCGGCCGTGGAGTTCCTTCAGCAGCAGCGCATCCGCATGATGATGATGATGGAACTTGAGCAGGCCACGCGCGGACTCGACGTGTATGTGGTGGCGTCCAACAACACCGGAGGCACACCCACGCCGGCTGGCCGCGGTCGCGGCGCTGGAGACCCGGTGGATCCCGCAGCTGCGGCGGCTGCGGCGGGCGGAAGGGCCGGCGGTCGTGGTGGGGATCCCGCGGCGGCAGGTCGTGGTGGGCGCGGTGCAGGTGGTGGGGGCGGCGCAGCTGGCCCGCAAAATCCTGCCGCCCGCCACTCAA
This sequence is a window from Acidobacteriota bacterium. Protein-coding genes within it:
- a CDS encoding amidase; protein product: MSVTSETRRRFITHFAGAGLGATLAPGIIWAKMQEQGASRITLEMVTGALKLAGIESTEAERQAMVNGANTSLTRYEANRQIDIPNDVSPPYHFSSLVPGIEVDKVARPFRLSAPPPLRRPANLEDVAFWPLRHLAELVRTKKVTSLELTEMYLGRLHRYNGTLNNVVTFLDDVARAQAKQADTEIAAGKYKGPLHGIPWGAKDIISVKGYKTTWGTAPLKDQVLDYDASVVEMLRDAGAVLIAKLTTGELASGDNWFGGQTKSPWDPAVGSSGSSAGPSSATAAGCVAFAIGSETSGSILSPSARCGLAGLRPTFGRISRHGVMALSWTMDRLGPICRHAEDCAIVMQAIAKPDGRDMSVSDAPFNWDARLDIKKLRVGYIKESFDTLTNAAAKQNAEKVLDTLRTLGVTTFVPMTIPMANTQGSTIGVESAAYFDRMTRTGKMTGSRGGGRANAWLTPAVEFLQQQRIRMMMMMELEQATRGLDVYVVASNNTGGTPTPAGRGRGAGDPVDPAAAAAAAGGRAGGRGGDPAAAGRGGRGAGGGGGAAGPQNPAARHSTMANLACYPAINIPNGFAENGQPTNVTFFARPFGEEPLLALAAAYQGASGFYKQKPTKLG